A window of Aurantibacillus circumpalustris genomic DNA:
ATATCTACCCCTACCTTTCTAAGTACCGGGTCTCCATAAACAACTATTGGTAATACCATTCTTCTAAATTTTGAATGCTAAATTTTGAATGTTAAATGAATTCAAAATTTATAATTTATAATTCAACATTTCTTTTATCTACTATAGTTTGGGGCTTCGCGTGTTATCACCACATCATGCGGGTGACTTTCTTTAACACCCGCTGCCGTAATACGTATGAATTTAGCATTTTGTAAAGCCTTAATATCTTTGGCACCACAATATCCCATCCCTGCTTTAACACCACCAATCACCTGATATATAATTTCAGAGAGGCTTCCTTTATATGGCACTCTACCGCTAATACCTTCAGGGACTAATTTTTTGATATCGTCTTCTGCGTCTTGGAAATAACGGTCTTTACTACCTTTCTGCATAGCCTCTAGTGAACCCATACCACGGTAAGACTTAAATTTACGTCCTTCGAAAATAATTGTTTCACCAGGACTTTCTTCAGTACCTGCAAACATTCCGCCCATCATAACAGTTCCTGCCCCTGCGGCTAAAGCTTTCACAACATCACCTGTAAAACGTATTCCTCCGTCGGCTATTAGCGGAACCCCTGTTCCTTTTAAAGCGTGAGCCACATCAAGAATTGCAGACAACTGCGGAACGCCCACACCTGCTATAATACGTGTAGTACAAATAGAACCTGGACCAATTCCAACTTTTACAGCATCTGCACCAGCTTTCACAAGATCCAATGCTGCCTTTCCGGTTGCAATGTTTCCAACAATTACCTGAAGATTTTTATATTTTTTCTTGACTTCTTTTAATTTTTCAATAACACCCTTACTATGTCCATGAGCTGTATCAATAATTACAGCATCTACACCTGCATTAACTAAAGCGTCTACACGCTCCATGGTATCGGCTGTAACTCCAACCGCCGCTGCCACGCGCAAACGTCCCCTTTCATCTTTTGCTGCATTTGGACGTACTTTCATTTTAATCATGTCCTTGTAGGTAATCAAACCAATCAATTTATTGGCTTTATCTACAATAGGTAACTTTTCAATTTTGTGTTCTTGTAAAATTTCTTCTGCCTTCTTGAGCGTAATTCCAATAGGTCCAGTAA
This region includes:
- the guaB gene encoding IMP dehydrogenase; translated protein: MASNFLTNKFVPEGLTYDDVLLVPDYSEVLPREVTIASYFTKKIKLNTPIVSAAMDTVTEHSLAIAIAQEGGIGVLHKNMTIAEQADQVRKVKRSESGMILDPVTINGEASIGDAVKLMTDNKIGGIPIVDKQNKLLGIVTSRDLRFEKDFKKPVIQVMTPSQQLITGPIGITLKKAEEILQEHKIEKLPIVDKANKLIGLITYKDMIKMKVRPNAAKDERGRLRVAAAVGVTADTMERVDALVNAGVDAVIIDTAHGHSKGVIEKLKEVKKKYKNLQVIVGNIATGKAALDLVKAGADAVKVGIGPGSICTTRIIAGVGVPQLSAILDVAHALKGTGVPLIADGGIRFTGDVVKALAAGAGTVMMGGMFAGTEESPGETIIFEGRKFKSYRGMGSLEAMQKGSKDRYFQDAEDDIKKLVPEGISGRVPYKGSLSEIIYQVIGGVKAGMGYCGAKDIKALQNAKFIRITAAGVKESHPHDVVITREAPNYSR